The following are from one region of the Sandaracinus amylolyticus genome:
- a CDS encoding response regulator — protein MSPRQRVLIVEDEPTLRLALRRILEEAGAEVVAVECVTDGLAQLVPGAGFTMVLSDLHLPDGLGTAVLERARALGITRRALSSGDRTALREVDPDLATDLLTKPVSRTVLEALVGAISRSGTALRRPDLGGDRSGNGTQD, from the coding sequence ATGAGCCCACGCCAACGAGTCCTGATCGTGGAGGACGAGCCGACCTTGCGCTTGGCGTTGCGGCGGATCCTCGAGGAGGCGGGCGCCGAGGTGGTCGCGGTGGAGTGCGTCACCGACGGCCTCGCGCAGCTCGTCCCGGGCGCGGGCTTCACGATGGTGCTGAGCGATCTGCACCTGCCCGACGGGCTCGGCACCGCGGTGCTCGAGCGAGCGCGCGCGCTCGGCATCACGCGGCGCGCGCTCTCGAGCGGGGATCGCACGGCGCTGCGCGAGGTCGACCCGGACCTCGCCACCGATCTGCTGACGAAGCCGGTGTCGCGCACCGTGCTCGAGGCGCTGGTGGGCGCGATCTCGCGGAGCGGCACCGCGCTGCGCAGGCCCGATCTCGGCGGCGATCGCAGCGGCAACGGAACACAGGACTGA
- a CDS encoding rhomboid family intramembrane serine protease, producing the protein MAAAPTKRVREPTFADLGRELKLHGLVLAILVAVLWAEEIVDVFLGGYLDAFGIRPREIAGLIGIPLSPFLHAGFPHLIANTVPLIVLGWFVMLRETWHFFAVSAAVIVLGGLGVWMFGQTGSVHIGASGLVFGWLGYLLLGGWFERRVSTILGSLLVAVLYGGLVWGVLPGTPGVSWEAHLFGFLAGALMAWVLARREKAARA; encoded by the coding sequence ATGGCCGCTGCACCGACGAAGCGCGTTCGCGAGCCGACGTTCGCCGACCTCGGTCGCGAGCTGAAGCTGCACGGCCTCGTGCTCGCGATCCTCGTCGCGGTGCTGTGGGCCGAGGAGATCGTCGACGTCTTCCTCGGCGGCTACCTCGACGCGTTCGGCATCCGTCCGCGCGAGATCGCGGGATTGATCGGCATCCCGCTCTCGCCCTTCCTCCACGCGGGGTTCCCGCACCTCATCGCGAACACGGTGCCGCTGATCGTGCTCGGCTGGTTCGTGATGCTGCGCGAGACCTGGCACTTCTTCGCGGTGAGCGCCGCGGTGATCGTGCTCGGTGGGCTCGGCGTGTGGATGTTCGGGCAGACCGGCAGCGTGCACATCGGCGCGAGCGGGCTCGTCTTCGGGTGGCTCGGCTACCTGCTGCTCGGCGGATGGTTCGAGCGGCGCGTGAGCACGATCCTGGGGTCGCTCCTGGTCGCGGTGCTCTACGGCGGGCTCGTGTGGGGCGTGCTCCCGGGCACCCCGGGCGTGTCGTGGGAGGCCCATCTCTTCGGGTTCCTCGCGGGGGCCCTCATGGCGTGGGTGCTCGCGCGGCGCGAGAAGGCGGCGCGCGCGTGA
- a CDS encoding Rho termination factor N-terminal domain-containing protein: MPRWSPKDERKYEHIKESQEERGTPAPRAKQIAARTVNKQRRQEGRTPNKTTQGTGNPRRSLEDRTKQELVNLAREKGIASPSRKKKDELVRELRSGHRAAARRSRSR, from the coding sequence ATGCCGCGGTGGAGCCCGAAGGACGAGCGCAAGTACGAGCACATCAAGGAGAGCCAGGAGGAGCGCGGCACGCCCGCCCCGCGCGCGAAGCAGATCGCGGCGCGCACCGTGAACAAGCAGCGCCGCCAGGAGGGCCGCACGCCCAACAAGACGACGCAGGGAACGGGCAACCCGCGGCGCTCGCTCGAGGACCGCACCAAGCAGGAGCTCGTGAACCTCGCGCGCGAGAAGGGCATCGCGTCGCCGAGCCGGAAGAAGAAGGACGAGCTGGTGCGCGAGCTGCGGAGCGGTCATCGCGCGGCCGCACGTCGCTCGCGCTCGCGTTGA
- the rraA gene encoding ribonuclease E activity regulator RraA, whose amino-acid sequence MTKTTDLCDAHPELVRVCDPIFRSYGARVVFDGPIATLKIHEDNALVRKALEEPGAGRVLVVDGGGSMRRALVGDQLAALGAKNGWSGVVVYGCIRDSADIATIDLGVVALGTHPRKSDKRGVGVVNEPVTFAGVTFVPGQHVWVDHDGVVVTERKVEVSG is encoded by the coding sequence ATGACGAAGACGACCGACCTCTGCGATGCCCATCCCGAGCTCGTGCGCGTGTGCGATCCGATCTTCCGCTCGTACGGCGCGCGCGTCGTGTTCGACGGACCGATCGCGACGCTGAAGATCCACGAGGACAACGCGCTGGTGCGCAAAGCGCTCGAGGAGCCGGGCGCGGGGCGCGTGCTCGTGGTCGACGGCGGAGGATCGATGCGGCGCGCGCTGGTGGGCGATCAGCTCGCGGCGCTCGGCGCGAAGAACGGCTGGTCGGGCGTGGTCGTCTACGGGTGCATCCGCGACAGCGCGGACATCGCGACGATCGATCTCGGGGTCGTCGCGCTGGGCACCCACCCGCGCAAGAGCGACAAGCGCGGAGTCGGCGTGGTGAACGAGCCGGTGACGTTCGCGGGCGTGACGTTCGTGCCGGGGCAGCACGTGTGGGTCGATCACGACGGCGTCGTCGTCACCGAGCGCAAGGTCGAGGTCAGCGGGTGA
- the guaB gene encoding IMP dehydrogenase, with the protein MLDETPRLALTFDDVLLQPGYSDFLPHDADVRTRLTRDLKLNIPILSSAMDTVTEWKTAVTMARNGGLGVLHKNLTPDEQAREVLKVKRAESGMVLDPVTIEPDRSLNDAFDTMRRHDISGLPVVKAGKLVGILTSRDVRFEKNLAQPVETLMTRKLVTVPIGVSQERARELLHANRIEKLLVVGDEGELVGLITIKDLLQAERYPGAIKDEHGRLRCAAAIGVGKDREERAAALVAAGVDVLVIDTAHGHSKGVIDAVRQTKKEHPHVQLVAGNIATAEATEALIQAGADAIKVGIGPGSICTTRIVAGVGVPQITAISDCARAAAKHDVPVIADGGIKFSGDVVKAIAAGAECIMVGSLFAGTDETPGQVVLYQGRSYKQYRGMGSLGAMRKGSKDRYAQADVEDPGKLVPEGIEGRVPYRGTLSSVVYQLVGGLRAGMGYTGCRTIGELRTKAKFVRQSAQGLRESHVHDVVVTEEAPNYRV; encoded by the coding sequence GTGCTCGATGAAACCCCGCGCCTTGCGCTGACTTTCGACGACGTCCTGCTGCAGCCGGGGTACTCGGACTTCCTCCCGCACGACGCGGATGTCCGCACGCGCCTCACGCGCGATCTGAAGCTGAACATTCCGATCCTCTCGAGCGCGATGGACACGGTCACCGAGTGGAAGACCGCGGTGACGATGGCGCGCAACGGTGGGCTCGGCGTGCTGCACAAGAACCTCACGCCGGACGAGCAGGCGCGCGAGGTGCTCAAGGTGAAGCGCGCCGAAAGCGGCATGGTGCTCGACCCGGTCACCATCGAGCCCGACCGCTCGCTCAACGACGCGTTCGACACGATGCGCCGGCACGACATCTCGGGCCTGCCGGTGGTGAAGGCGGGCAAGCTGGTCGGCATCCTCACCAGCCGCGACGTGCGCTTCGAGAAGAACCTCGCGCAGCCCGTCGAGACGCTGATGACGCGCAAGCTCGTGACGGTGCCGATCGGCGTGTCGCAGGAGCGAGCGCGCGAGCTGCTCCACGCGAACCGGATCGAGAAGCTCCTGGTGGTGGGCGACGAGGGCGAGCTCGTCGGGCTCATCACGATCAAGGATCTGCTGCAGGCCGAGCGCTATCCCGGCGCGATCAAGGACGAGCACGGGCGCCTGCGCTGCGCGGCGGCGATCGGCGTCGGCAAGGATCGCGAGGAGCGCGCGGCGGCGCTGGTCGCGGCGGGCGTGGACGTGCTGGTGATCGACACCGCGCACGGCCACAGCAAGGGCGTGATCGATGCGGTGCGGCAGACGAAGAAGGAGCACCCGCACGTGCAGCTCGTCGCGGGCAACATCGCGACGGCCGAGGCGACCGAGGCGCTGATCCAGGCGGGCGCCGACGCGATCAAGGTGGGCATCGGGCCCGGCTCGATCTGCACGACGCGCATCGTGGCGGGCGTGGGCGTGCCGCAGATCACGGCGATCAGCGACTGCGCGCGCGCGGCGGCGAAGCACGACGTGCCGGTGATCGCGGACGGCGGGATCAAGTTCAGCGGCGACGTGGTGAAGGCGATCGCGGCGGGCGCGGAGTGCATCATGGTCGGCTCGCTCTTCGCGGGCACCGACGAGACCCCCGGGCAGGTCGTGCTGTACCAGGGCCGCAGCTACAAGCAGTACCGCGGGATGGGCTCGCTCGGCGCGATGCGGAAGGGCAGCAAGGACCGCTACGCGCAGGCCGACGTGGAGGACCCGGGCAAGCTGGTGCCCGAGGGCATCGAGGGTCGCGTGCCGTACCGCGGGACGCTCTCGAGCGTGGTGTACCAGCTGGTCGGCGGCCTGCGGGCGGGCATGGGCTACACCGGGTGCCGGACGATCGGCGAGCTGCGCACGAAGGCGAAGTTCGTGCGGCAGAGCGCGCAGGGTCTGCGCGAGTCGCACGTGCACGACGTGGTCGTCACGGAAGAGGCGCCGAACTACCGGGTGTGA
- a CDS encoding enoyl-CoA hydratase/isomerase family protein, translating to MSHQPTVHLERDEHGVVTLILDDAKRRNAMTPELGDALAARVRELVKDETVRAVVLTGAGGAFSGGGDLAMLERLRTVSAAEAESFMLDFYARYLSITQLGVPTLAAIEGPAIGAGLCVALACDLCVVDEDAKLALNFAKLGLHPGMGATYLAPLRAGPMRGAELLYTGRRFDGREAVRLGLALEAVKASDVRARAVTIAREIASAAPLAIRGLHRVMGIDRGALMAALAHEAREQAVSYASADLGEGLKAASEKRAPKFAGR from the coding sequence ATGAGCCACCAGCCCACGGTCCACCTCGAGCGCGACGAGCACGGCGTCGTCACGCTGATCCTCGACGACGCGAAGCGCCGCAACGCGATGACACCCGAGCTCGGCGATGCGCTCGCGGCGCGGGTGCGCGAGCTGGTGAAGGACGAGACGGTGCGCGCGGTGGTGCTCACCGGCGCGGGCGGCGCGTTCTCGGGGGGCGGCGATCTCGCGATGCTCGAGCGGCTCCGCACCGTGAGCGCCGCGGAGGCCGAGTCGTTCATGCTCGACTTCTACGCGCGCTACCTGTCGATCACGCAGCTCGGGGTGCCGACCCTCGCCGCGATCGAAGGACCGGCGATCGGCGCGGGGCTCTGCGTGGCGCTGGCCTGCGATCTCTGCGTCGTCGACGAGGACGCGAAGCTCGCGCTCAACTTCGCGAAGCTCGGCCTCCACCCCGGCATGGGCGCGACCTACCTCGCGCCGCTGCGAGCCGGCCCGATGCGGGGCGCCGAGCTGCTCTACACCGGGCGCCGCTTCGACGGGCGCGAGGCAGTACGGCTGGGCCTCGCGCTCGAAGCGGTGAAGGCGAGCGACGTGCGCGCGCGAGCCGTCACGATCGCGCGTGAGATCGCCAGCGCCGCGCCGCTCGCGATCCGCGGGCTGCATCGGGTGATGGGCATCGATCGCGGCGCGCTGATGGCCGCGCTCGCCCACGAAGCGCGCGAGCAGGCGGTGAGCTACGCGAGCGCGGATCTCGGCGAAGGCTTGAAGGCCGCGAGCGAGAAGCGCGCGCCGAAGTTCGCGGGCCGCTGA
- a CDS encoding NADH:flavin oxidoreductase/NADH oxidase produces the protein MSELAREAPTGHGCRADTQHDREVPEIDLLTPYTMRGVTLRHRVVMSPMCQYSARDGFANDWHLVHLGSRAVGGAALVMVEATAITPDGRISPNDLGLWSDAHVEPLARIARFVESQGAVPGIQLAHAGRKASTAPPWHGGGAVAASDGGWQPVAPSAIPFDAQSPMPHELDEQEIDALVDAFEAAARRALDAGFRVLEIHSAHGYLLHEFLSPISNRRTDAYGGSLDNRMRLVLRVAERFRAVMPPELPLFVRLSATDWIEGGWDVEGSVELAKRLKVRGVDVIDVSSGGMTPVAKIPVARGYQVPFARRIRDDADIATGAVGLITDAHQADEVITGGDADLVLLGRELLREPYWMLRAQHAFDEEQSWPTQYGYAVRRRAK, from the coding sequence ATGAGCGAGCTCGCGCGAGAGGCTCCGACGGGACACGGCTGCCGCGCCGACACGCAGCACGATCGCGAGGTCCCGGAGATCGATCTGCTCACGCCCTACACGATGCGCGGCGTCACGCTGCGGCATCGCGTCGTGATGTCGCCGATGTGCCAGTACAGCGCGCGCGACGGCTTCGCGAACGACTGGCACCTCGTGCACCTCGGCAGCCGCGCGGTCGGCGGCGCGGCGCTGGTGATGGTCGAGGCGACCGCGATCACCCCCGACGGGCGCATCTCGCCGAACGATCTCGGGCTCTGGAGCGACGCCCACGTCGAGCCGCTCGCGCGCATCGCGCGCTTCGTCGAGTCACAGGGCGCGGTGCCGGGGATCCAGCTCGCGCACGCGGGACGCAAGGCGAGCACGGCGCCGCCCTGGCACGGCGGAGGCGCGGTCGCGGCGAGCGACGGCGGATGGCAGCCGGTGGCGCCGAGCGCGATCCCCTTCGACGCGCAGAGCCCGATGCCGCACGAGCTCGACGAGCAGGAGATCGACGCGCTCGTCGACGCCTTCGAGGCCGCGGCGCGGCGCGCGCTCGACGCGGGGTTCCGCGTGCTCGAGATCCACTCGGCGCACGGCTATCTGCTGCACGAGTTCCTCTCGCCGATCAGCAACCGGCGCACCGACGCGTACGGCGGCAGCCTCGACAACCGCATGCGGCTCGTGCTGCGCGTCGCGGAGCGATTCCGCGCGGTGATGCCTCCGGAGCTGCCGCTCTTCGTGCGCCTCAGCGCGACCGACTGGATCGAGGGAGGCTGGGACGTCGAGGGCTCGGTCGAGCTCGCGAAGCGCCTCAAGGTGCGAGGCGTCGACGTGATCGACGTCTCGTCGGGCGGCATGACGCCGGTCGCGAAGATCCCGGTCGCGCGCGGCTACCAGGTGCCGTTCGCGCGGCGCATCCGGGACGACGCGGACATCGCGACCGGGGCGGTGGGCCTCATCACCGATGCGCACCAGGCGGACGAGGTCATCACCGGCGGCGACGCCGACCTCGTGCTGCTGGGACGCGAGCTGCTGCGCGAGCCCTACTGGATGCTGCGCGCCCAGCACGCGTTCGACGAAGAGCAGTCGTGGCCGACGCAGTACGGGTACGCGGTGCGGCGCCGAGCGAAGTAA
- a CDS encoding BREX system ATP-binding domain-containing protein, translating to MDERWLAHLVASRAQTLEDVAAAGLSTVAILSGDAAPDPVLDALAADALERGFAIATCSLADGGLHDLDVVVGKLASSLRLPGTDPGRRHGLVVALDAFVAKHKKHAEERFEALAEEEALAGELRVLASQYLAAATGRTEARRLHAWLGGKEVPTELAMRPLAARTAKRALAQLTRLARVLGARGTRVVLRDAEALVDLSGGRRDVAYTVLRELVDNADGGRGTVATEILVVGSGALDRRAHSLTEHPALASRIAPVLPPGLPVPHQSWLSLEPPVDIDRDAPSVRAIEGKRAGAMRALVRVAQGLPPLEAIAELTVGMDEVDARIEQLFAHASNDGSVFAVLVGEYGAGKTHHLLHMEARALADQRPVLRLAVERLDEDLGNPQRHLRRLIENAALPLRRRATPIDRLEGWLRTPATRKRLRASLDAIAQGDSDAARAAERCLRGAEAGELEDAAVMETLGALDLETKPGNPSYRKDAYGRLLLWLDLLARLEGCEGPVLILDEAENLYRAGVSRAERRTALRSLGFYCGGALPRACVVLAVTPDTLGALREEAAELLDQIEAQSTLLPTEDVAMLRRRLLRARPIPVTKLGREGLATLAEQAHRLAKDVHGKRVERARDEDTIAKVVREARTPRELLRRVVMQGERAAWLGE from the coding sequence ATGGACGAACGCTGGCTCGCGCACCTCGTCGCGTCGCGCGCGCAGACGCTCGAGGACGTCGCGGCCGCAGGCCTCTCGACGGTCGCGATCCTGTCGGGCGACGCCGCGCCCGATCCGGTGCTCGACGCGCTCGCCGCCGACGCGCTGGAGCGCGGCTTCGCGATCGCGACGTGCTCGCTCGCCGACGGAGGGCTGCACGATCTCGACGTCGTGGTGGGCAAGCTCGCGTCGTCGCTGCGGCTGCCGGGCACGGATCCCGGGCGCCGTCATGGGCTGGTGGTCGCGCTCGATGCGTTCGTGGCGAAGCACAAGAAGCACGCCGAGGAGCGCTTCGAGGCGCTCGCCGAGGAAGAGGCGCTGGCGGGCGAGCTGCGCGTGCTCGCGTCGCAGTACCTCGCGGCAGCGACCGGGCGCACCGAGGCGCGTCGGCTCCACGCGTGGCTGGGCGGCAAGGAGGTCCCGACCGAGCTCGCGATGCGCCCGCTCGCGGCGCGCACCGCGAAGCGCGCGCTCGCGCAGCTGACGCGTCTGGCGCGGGTGCTCGGTGCGCGCGGGACCCGCGTCGTGCTGCGCGACGCCGAGGCGCTGGTCGATCTGAGCGGCGGCCGTCGCGACGTCGCGTACACGGTGCTGCGCGAGCTGGTCGACAACGCCGACGGCGGGCGGGGCACCGTCGCGACCGAGATCCTGGTGGTGGGCAGCGGCGCGCTCGATCGTCGCGCCCACTCGCTCACCGAGCATCCGGCGCTCGCGTCGCGCATCGCGCCGGTGTTGCCGCCGGGATTGCCGGTGCCGCACCAGAGCTGGCTCTCGCTCGAGCCGCCGGTCGACATCGATCGCGACGCGCCGAGCGTGCGTGCGATCGAGGGCAAGCGCGCGGGCGCGATGCGCGCGCTGGTGCGGGTCGCGCAGGGCCTGCCGCCGCTCGAGGCGATCGCCGAGCTGACGGTGGGGATGGACGAGGTCGACGCGCGCATCGAGCAGCTCTTCGCGCACGCGTCGAACGACGGCTCGGTGTTCGCGGTGCTCGTCGGCGAGTACGGCGCGGGCAAGACCCACCACCTGCTGCACATGGAGGCGCGGGCGCTCGCGGATCAGCGGCCGGTGCTGCGACTGGCGGTGGAGCGGCTCGACGAGGATCTCGGCAACCCGCAGCGTCATCTGCGGCGACTGATCGAGAACGCAGCGCTGCCGCTTCGACGGCGCGCGACCCCGATCGATCGGCTCGAGGGCTGGCTGCGCACCCCGGCGACACGGAAGCGACTGCGCGCGTCGCTGGACGCGATCGCGCAGGGGGACAGCGACGCGGCGCGCGCGGCGGAGCGATGTCTGCGCGGTGCCGAGGCGGGCGAGCTCGAGGACGCGGCGGTGATGGAGACGCTGGGCGCGCTCGACCTCGAGACCAAGCCGGGCAACCCGTCGTACCGCAAGGACGCGTACGGGCGCCTGCTGCTGTGGCTCGATCTGCTGGCGCGGCTCGAGGGGTGCGAGGGCCCGGTGCTGATCCTCGACGAGGCGGAGAACCTCTATCGCGCGGGGGTGTCGCGCGCGGAGCGGAGGACGGCGCTGCGCTCGCTGGGGTTCTACTGCGGCGGCGCGCTGCCGCGGGCGTGCGTGGTGCTCGCGGTGACGCCCGACACGCTGGGCGCGCTGCGCGAGGAAGCGGCGGAGCTGCTCGACCAGATCGAGGCGCAGTCGACGCTGCTGCCGACGGAGGACGTGGCGATGCTGCGGCGGAGGCTGCTGCGCGCCCGGCCGATCCCGGTGACGAAGCTGGGGCGCGAGGGCCTGGCGACGCTGGCGGAGCAGGCGCACCGGCTCGCGAAGGACGTGCACGGCAAGCGGGTGGAGCGAGCGCGCGACGAGGACACGATCGCGAAGGTGGTGCGCGAGGCGAGGACCCCGCGCGAGCTGCTGCGCCGGGTGGTGATGCAGGGCGAGCGCGCGGCGTGGCTCGGGGAGTGA
- a CDS encoding transposase produces MTQPRLIEPDAVYLITRRAVRRHHLFAPDPRMNRIFLYTLAVAAKRAGVRVHAAVLMSTHEHLVVSDPDGRLPELLHYLHRHVALATKVLRRWEGSVWDHEPTSVVELRTPNAVVEKIAYAIANPVAACLVPRAKDWPGVTTRPHELGRATWRIERPTEYFGRDDDKWPPFIELHLEVPRAARQLEVTDDAFRELVAHEVAALESTARARAREAGGTFLGADRCAKLSPFRRATSREPIRDTNPTFAVGRGNHVAWRECAERVRAFRTAYRRAREGWRRGRRDVPFPVGTWLMREEHAALISAA; encoded by the coding sequence ATGACCCAACCCCGCCTGATCGAGCCCGACGCCGTCTACCTCATCACGCGCCGGGCCGTGCGCCGCCATCACCTGTTCGCGCCCGATCCGCGGATGAACCGAATCTTCCTCTACACGCTCGCGGTCGCCGCGAAGCGGGCCGGGGTCCGCGTCCATGCCGCCGTGCTGATGAGCACTCACGAGCACCTCGTCGTCTCCGATCCCGACGGCCGTCTCCCCGAGCTCCTCCACTACCTGCACCGCCACGTCGCGCTCGCGACGAAGGTCCTGCGTCGCTGGGAGGGCTCCGTGTGGGACCACGAGCCGACGAGCGTCGTCGAGCTCCGCACACCGAACGCGGTCGTCGAGAAGATCGCGTACGCGATCGCCAACCCCGTCGCCGCATGCCTCGTTCCGCGCGCGAAGGACTGGCCCGGCGTCACGACGCGCCCACACGAGCTCGGAAGGGCGACGTGGCGCATCGAACGTCCGACCGAGTACTTCGGCCGCGATGACGACAAATGGCCGCCCTTCATCGAGCTGCACCTCGAGGTGCCCCGCGCCGCCCGCCAGCTCGAGGTCACCGACGACGCGTTTCGGGAGCTCGTGGCTCACGAGGTCGCAGCGCTCGAGTCGACCGCGCGCGCTCGAGCCCGCGAGGCCGGCGGAACGTTCCTCGGCGCCGACCGCTGCGCCAAGCTCTCGCCGTTCCGCCGTGCGACCTCGCGGGAGCCCATCCGCGACACGAACCCCACGTTCGCCGTCGGGCGCGGCAACCACGTTGCATGGCGCGAGTGCGCGGAGCGCGTCCGCGCATTTCGCACAGCCTACCGTCGAGCGCGCGAAGGCTGGCGCCGCGGCCGGCGCGACGTTCCGTTCCCAGTCGGTACGTGGCTGATGCGCGAGGAGCACGCGGCGTTGATCTCCGCCGCGTGA
- a CDS encoding IPT/TIG domain-containing protein: protein MRIILRALPFVLALFAALIAPPAHAQVEQPPPVIERLEPTSGPPGTVVQMIGRYFRPGQQVRLAGQPVEVLSQMPNRWTLRIPQGAQSGRIAVEVPGITTTIGPEFRVLAAAPPPVITDLQPRAVAPGAEVRIVGENFSPRITENLVTLGGVGVVVRTATPNELVVIVPPTAQTGRFTVRVAGSGETVAPFDLQIGVPLAITGFSPAVGAPGTQVTISGSGFHSSPRAQQVFIGNTAVRVVSASPTAIVIEVPPSATSGVIMVDIRRTGRAYSSTPFVVQAAPVVASFDPPAGPPGSMVRVRGSNFGTDVRVVQVIFGNVPGVVRGLSAQEIVVEIPQGAASGPISVIVNGVGPVRSSGVFSVLSAPAIADFQPRSGGVGTEVVITGSGFSPVAAQNRVSISGVAAQVIAAAPTQLRVRMPAAASGPIQVEVQNAGTARSGQPFVVTTPPFIARFEPAQGLPGSVVTIHGASFGNNAALVEAAIGDRRMQLRSVTDQRIEAVIPEGATSGQLRVTVRLQGSAQSQQVFNVLGAFTVSGLEPANAYPGQWLTIRGSGFTPTGMEVRFAGVPTPVPYTFVSSAEIRVVVPMGASSGALAVRTADGREASPRVDVTPPPGGMAITSVESRGCVRQGCTVIVRGHGFGARPNDQWVTFGGQRVRVRRASPVELELNVHRRMMGTATFRVQTRSGQSAESAAVTLQ, encoded by the coding sequence ATGAGAATCATCCTTCGCGCCCTCCCCTTCGTGCTCGCGCTCTTCGCCGCCCTGATCGCGCCGCCGGCGCACGCGCAGGTCGAGCAGCCGCCGCCGGTGATCGAGCGGCTCGAGCCCACGTCGGGGCCGCCGGGCACCGTGGTGCAGATGATCGGCCGCTACTTCCGGCCCGGGCAGCAGGTGCGCCTCGCGGGACAGCCGGTCGAGGTGCTCTCGCAGATGCCGAACCGCTGGACCCTGCGCATCCCGCAGGGCGCGCAGAGCGGTCGCATCGCAGTCGAGGTGCCCGGCATCACCACCACGATCGGCCCGGAGTTCCGGGTGCTCGCCGCCGCGCCGCCGCCGGTGATCACCGACCTCCAGCCGCGCGCCGTCGCGCCGGGCGCCGAGGTGCGGATCGTCGGAGAGAACTTCTCGCCGCGCATCACCGAGAACCTCGTGACGCTGGGGGGCGTCGGGGTGGTGGTGCGCACGGCGACGCCGAACGAGCTCGTCGTGATCGTGCCGCCGACCGCGCAGACCGGGCGCTTCACGGTGCGCGTCGCGGGCTCGGGAGAGACCGTCGCGCCCTTCGATCTGCAGATCGGCGTGCCGCTCGCGATCACCGGGTTCTCGCCCGCGGTCGGCGCGCCCGGCACCCAGGTCACGATCAGCGGCAGCGGCTTCCACAGCTCGCCGCGCGCCCAGCAGGTCTTCATCGGCAACACCGCGGTGCGCGTCGTGAGCGCGTCGCCGACCGCGATCGTGATCGAGGTGCCGCCCTCCGCGACGAGCGGCGTGATCATGGTCGACATCCGGCGCACCGGGCGCGCGTACTCGTCGACGCCGTTCGTGGTGCAGGCCGCGCCGGTGGTCGCGTCGTTCGATCCGCCCGCGGGCCCGCCGGGCTCGATGGTGCGGGTGCGCGGCAGCAACTTCGGCACCGACGTTCGGGTCGTGCAGGTGATCTTCGGCAACGTGCCCGGCGTCGTGCGCGGGCTCTCGGCCCAGGAGATCGTCGTCGAGATCCCGCAGGGCGCGGCCAGCGGGCCGATCTCGGTGATCGTGAACGGCGTCGGGCCGGTGCGATCGAGCGGCGTGTTCAGCGTGCTCAGCGCGCCGGCGATCGCCGACTTCCAGCCTCGCAGCGGCGGTGTGGGCACCGAGGTCGTGATCACCGGCAGCGGCTTCAGCCCGGTCGCGGCGCAGAACCGGGTGTCGATCTCGGGCGTCGCGGCGCAGGTGATCGCGGCGGCGCCGACCCAGCTGCGCGTGCGCATGCCGGCGGCGGCGAGCGGGCCGATCCAGGTCGAGGTGCAGAACGCGGGCACGGCGCGCTCGGGCCAGCCGTTCGTCGTCACGACCCCGCCGTTCATCGCGCGCTTCGAGCCGGCGCAGGGCCTGCCGGGGAGCGTGGTGACGATCCACGGCGCGAGCTTCGGCAACAACGCGGCGCTCGTGGAGGCGGCGATCGGTGATCGGCGCATGCAGCTGCGCTCGGTGACCGATCAGCGCATCGAGGCGGTGATCCCCGAGGGCGCGACCAGCGGGCAGCTGCGGGTCACGGTGCGCCTGCAGGGCAGCGCGCAGAGCCAGCAGGTCTTCAACGTGCTCGGCGCGTTCACGGTGAGCGGCCTCGAGCCGGCGAACGCGTACCCCGGGCAGTGGCTGACGATCCGCGGCAGCGGGTTCACCCCGACGGGCATGGAGGTGCGCTTCGCGGGCGTGCCGACGCCGGTGCCCTACACGTTCGTGAGCAGCGCGGAGATCCGCGTGGTGGTGCCGATGGGCGCGTCGAGCGGCGCGCTCGCGGTGCGCACCGCGGACGGTCGCGAGGCGAGCCCGCGGGTCGACGTCACGCCGCCGCCGGGCGGGATGGCGATCACGTCGGTCGAGAGCCGCGGGTGCGTGCGCCAGGGCTGCACCGTGATCGTGCGCGGTCACGGGTTCGGCGCGCGGCCGAACGATCAGTGGGTGACGTTCGGCGGACAGCGGGTGCGGGTGCGTCGCGCGTCGCCGGTCGAGCTCGAGCTGAACGTGCACCGGCGGATGATGGGGACGGCGACGTTCCGGGTGCAGACGCGCTCGGGGCAGAGCGCGGAGAGCGCGGCGGTCACGCTGCAGTAG